The following coding sequences lie in one Bactrocera neohumeralis isolate Rockhampton unplaced genomic scaffold, APGP_CSIRO_Bneo_wtdbg2-racon-allhic-juicebox.fasta_v2 ctg5682, whole genome shotgun sequence genomic window:
- the LOC126767350 gene encoding putative protein TPRXL, whose amino-acid sequence FCYNATVAVAISAVVGGASSATRTTASPSPHDGVANHCDGSNATLSSYMMPPPTARPTNNISNKNASIGCGSTSTLSMSSETRLTTEHGDTAAATNATSSPNAHTIVAASTSTNNASPSSSSSSPAASTTTTNSNGSATSSIAAAMARHNAFILPSRTMPMSGSLAATTLQHTSSPHALQLPHINLNINTTTGGNFGVTVDPQISVENLKKIIAKKLKVAKDRICLLHRE is encoded by the coding sequence ATTCTGCTACAACGCCACCGTCGCCGTCGCCATCAGTGCTGTTGTCGGTGGAGCATCCTCCGCAACGAGGACAACAGCGTCACCATCTCCACATGATGGGGTTGCAAATCATTGTGACGGCAGCAATGCCACCTTGTCCAGCTATATGATGCCACCACCTACAGCGCGTCCAACAAATAACATCAGTAATAAAAATGCAAGTATAGGGTGTGGTTCAACATCAACATTATCAATGTCATCAGAAACTAGATTAACAACAGAGCATGGGGATACAGCAGCAGCTACCAACGCGACTAGTTCTCCAAATGCTCACACCATAGTTGCAGCCTCCACCTCCACGAACAACGCATCGCCGTCTTCGTCGTCGTCCTCACCAGCCGCATCAACCACCACTACAAATAGTAATGGTTCTGCAACATCCTCAATAGCTGCCGCCATGGCGAGACATAACGCCTTCATACTACCCTCGCGCACAATGCCTATGAGTGGCTCACTTGCCGCCACCACATTGCAGCACACAAGCTCGCCGCATGCTTTACAGCTACCCCACATCAACTTGAATATAAATACGACGACCGGTGGTAACTTTGGTGTGACAGTGGACCCACAAATCTCAGTGGAAAACTTAAAGAAGATAATTGCTAAGAAGCTTAAGGTGGCCAAGGATCGCATTTGCTTGTTGCATCGGGAAAA